In one window of Ptiloglossa arizonensis isolate GNS036 chromosome 5, iyPtiAriz1_principal, whole genome shotgun sequence DNA:
- the Taf13 gene encoding TATA-box binding protein associated factor 13 isoform X3: protein MAAEEGFEQFEDEEAEIPIGGTLPGGRKRLFSKELRCMMYGFGDDQNPYTESVDLLEDLVIEFITEMTHRAMEIGRTGRVQVEDIVFLVKKDPRKYARVKDLLTMNEELKKARKAFDEVKYAE, encoded by the exons ATGGCTGCAGAAGAGGGTTTTGAACAg TTTGAAGATGAGGAAGCCGAAATTCCAATTGGTGGAACTTTACCTGGAGGTAGAAAACGTTTATTCTCAAAGGAATTGCGCTGCATGATGTACGGTTTTGGAGATGATCAAAATCCTTATACAGAGAGTGTGGATTTATTAGAAGATCTTGTTATTGAGTTCATTACTGAAATGACACACAGAGCTATGGAAATTGGTCGTACTGGTCGTGTTCAAGTAGAAGATATTGTATTTTTAG tTAAAAAAGATCCAAGAAAATATGCAAGAGTAAAAGATCTCTTAACCATGAATGAAGAACTGAAGAAAGCTAGAAAAGCATTTGACGAAGTTAAATATGCAG
- the Taf13 gene encoding TATA-box binding protein associated factor 13 isoform X2: protein MAAEEGFEQFEDEEAEIPIGGTLPGGRKRLFSKELRCMMYGFGDDQNPYTESVDLLEDLVIEFITEMTHRAMEIGRTGRVQVEDIVFLVKKDPRKYARVKDLLTMNEELKKARKAFDEVKYAVCAN, encoded by the exons ATGGCTGCAGAAGAGGGTTTTGAACAg TTTGAAGATGAGGAAGCCGAAATTCCAATTGGTGGAACTTTACCTGGAGGTAGAAAACGTTTATTCTCAAAGGAATTGCGCTGCATGATGTACGGTTTTGGAGATGATCAAAATCCTTATACAGAGAGTGTGGATTTATTAGAAGATCTTGTTATTGAGTTCATTACTGAAATGACACACAGAGCTATGGAAATTGGTCGTACTGGTCGTGTTCAAGTAGAAGATATTGTATTTTTAG tTAAAAAAGATCCAAGAAAATATGCAAGAGTAAAAGATCTCTTAACCATGAATGAAGAACTGAAGAAAGCTAGAAAAGCATTTGACGAAGTTAAATATGCAG
- the Taf13 gene encoding TATA-box binding protein associated factor 13 isoform X1, whose protein sequence is MAAEEGFEQFEDEEAEIPIGGTLPGGRKRLFSKELRCMMYGFGDDQNPYTESVDLLEDLVIEFITEMTHRAMEIGRTGRVQVEDIVFLVKKDPRKYARVKDLLTMNEELKKARKAFDEVKYAGTVSQ, encoded by the exons ATGGCTGCAGAAGAGGGTTTTGAACAg TTTGAAGATGAGGAAGCCGAAATTCCAATTGGTGGAACTTTACCTGGAGGTAGAAAACGTTTATTCTCAAAGGAATTGCGCTGCATGATGTACGGTTTTGGAGATGATCAAAATCCTTATACAGAGAGTGTGGATTTATTAGAAGATCTTGTTATTGAGTTCATTACTGAAATGACACACAGAGCTATGGAAATTGGTCGTACTGGTCGTGTTCAAGTAGAAGATATTGTATTTTTAG tTAAAAAAGATCCAAGAAAATATGCAAGAGTAAAAGATCTCTTAACCATGAATGAAGAACTGAAGAAAGCTAGAAAAGCATTTGACGAAGTTAAATATGCAGGTACTGTCAGTCAGTAA